One genomic segment of Protaetiibacter intestinalis includes these proteins:
- a CDS encoding MDR family MFS transporter, producing MSSSAPASPDAIADKKRRRQVLEALSGLLLGMFVSMLASTVVSTSLPTIIHDLDGDQAAFTWVVTATLLTTAISTPIWGKLADLTNRKVLFQLAIAIFVIATAAAGFSQNPETLIAFRAVQGIGAGGLAALSQVIMADIISPRERGRYMGLFGAVMAVATVGGPLLGGVITDAWGWRWNFYVAIPFAVLALILVQSTLHLPQRAPKKTAIDYLGVILLSVAVSLLLIWVTLAGDQFEWWSWTTAWMVGGALVAVALFIVVEVRSKEPLIPLTLFRNRTFTLSVIASIATGLAMFGASVFLSQYMQLARGATPTEAGLMTIPMIAGLLISSVLVGALITRFGRWKPFVVLGALLLIAGSYLLSTIHYDTDFTLVSIYMVLLGAGVGMTMQNLVLVVQNTTEPAQIGVASSGVTFFRSLGGTIGVSVMGAALAARVTDLVAERKDDIAAAIASLGADAPTWAEQLQSGSLPKVSTMPEALRVIFEDIYATGISHSFLIAVPFAVLSLLAIVFLPNKPLTRMTTTERVQASEADLATVSVPEGMEALTATGSIATTEGDRNGEGTAR from the coding sequence ATGTCCAGCTCCGCCCCCGCGTCGCCCGACGCGATCGCCGACAAGAAGCGCCGCCGCCAGGTGCTCGAGGCCCTCTCCGGCCTCCTGCTCGGCATGTTCGTGTCGATGCTCGCCTCGACCGTCGTCTCGACCTCGCTGCCGACGATCATCCACGACCTCGACGGCGACCAGGCGGCCTTCACCTGGGTCGTCACGGCGACCCTGCTGACGACCGCGATCTCGACGCCCATCTGGGGCAAGCTCGCCGACTTGACCAACCGCAAGGTGCTGTTCCAGTTGGCGATCGCGATCTTCGTCATCGCGACCGCCGCCGCCGGCTTCTCGCAGAACCCCGAGACCCTCATCGCGTTCCGCGCCGTGCAGGGCATCGGCGCCGGCGGCCTCGCCGCGCTCAGCCAGGTCATCATGGCCGACATCATCAGCCCGCGCGAGCGCGGTCGCTACATGGGCCTGTTCGGCGCCGTCATGGCGGTCGCGACCGTCGGCGGCCCGCTGCTCGGCGGCGTCATCACGGATGCGTGGGGCTGGCGCTGGAACTTCTACGTCGCGATCCCCTTCGCCGTGCTCGCGCTCATCCTCGTGCAGAGCACCCTGCACCTGCCCCAGCGCGCGCCGAAGAAGACGGCGATCGACTACCTGGGCGTCATCCTGCTCTCGGTCGCCGTCTCGCTGCTGCTCATCTGGGTGACCCTCGCCGGCGACCAGTTCGAGTGGTGGAGCTGGACGACCGCCTGGATGGTGGGCGGCGCGCTCGTCGCCGTGGCGCTGTTCATCGTCGTCGAGGTGCGCTCGAAGGAGCCGCTCATCCCGCTGACCTTGTTCCGCAACCGCACCTTCACGCTCTCGGTGATCGCCTCCATCGCGACGGGCCTCGCGATGTTCGGCGCCTCCGTGTTCCTCAGCCAGTACATGCAGCTCGCCCGCGGCGCCACGCCGACCGAGGCCGGCCTCATGACGATCCCGATGATCGCCGGCCTGCTGATCTCCTCGGTGCTCGTGGGTGCGCTCATCACGCGCTTCGGCCGCTGGAAGCCGTTCGTCGTCCTCGGCGCGCTGCTGCTCATCGCGGGCTCGTACCTGCTGTCGACCATCCACTACGACACCGACTTCACGCTCGTGTCGATCTACATGGTGCTGCTCGGCGCGGGCGTCGGCATGACGATGCAGAACCTCGTGCTGGTCGTGCAGAACACGACCGAGCCCGCGCAGATCGGCGTCGCGAGCTCCGGCGTCACCTTCTTCCGCAGCCTCGGCGGCACGATCGGCGTCTCGGTCATGGGCGCCGCCCTCGCGGCGCGCGTGACCGACCTCGTCGCCGAGCGCAAGGACGACATCGCGGCCGCGATCGCGAGCCTCGGAGCCGACGCCCCCACCTGGGCCGAGCAGCTGCAGTCGGGCTCGCTGCCCAAGGTGTCGACGATGCCCGAGGCGCTGCGCGTGATCTTCGAGGACATCTACGCCACCGGCATCTCGCACTCCTTCCTCATCGCGGTGCCGTTCGCCGTGCTGAGCCTGCTCGCGATCGTGTTCCTGCCCAACAAGCCGCTCACCCGCATGACGACGACCGAACGCGTCCAGGCCTCCGAGGCCGACCTCGCGACGGTGTCCGTGCCGGAGGGCATGGAGGCGCTCACCGCGACCGGTAGCATCGCCACCACCGAGGGCGACCGGAACGGGGAGGGCACCGCGAGATGA
- a CDS encoding MarR family winged helix-turn-helix transcriptional regulator: MTTDPRQEAVRGLEGAFGELMGEFRRIYVQAAASVSPGMLPGTFKVLSMIQRSGSETVSGLAERISADKGQVSRSVTELEDLGLVERTADRSDGRIKVISVTEEGRRRLEQARLPYEGRLTEVLADWPMESIERLTGLLHALARGETPEA, encoded by the coding sequence ATGACCACGGATCCGCGGCAGGAGGCCGTGCGCGGGCTCGAGGGCGCCTTCGGCGAGCTGATGGGCGAGTTCCGCCGCATCTACGTGCAGGCGGCCGCCTCCGTCAGCCCCGGGATGCTGCCCGGCACCTTCAAGGTGCTGTCGATGATCCAGCGCTCCGGCTCCGAGACGGTCTCGGGCCTCGCCGAGCGGATCTCCGCCGACAAGGGCCAGGTGAGCCGCAGCGTCACCGAGCTCGAAGACCTCGGGCTCGTCGAGCGCACGGCCGACCGGTCCGACGGCCGCATCAAGGTCATCTCGGTCACCGAGGAGGGCCGCCGCCGCCTCGAGCAGGCCCGGCTGCCCTACGAGGGGCGCCTCACCGAGGTGCTCGCCGACTGGCCCATGGAGTCGATCGAACGCCTCACCGGCCTGCTGCACGCACTCGCCCGGGGCGAGACGCCCGAGGCGTAG
- a CDS encoding cation transporter: MAISAAREVRILTISLAVSVGLALVALGLGLALGIRVLVFDGAFGVIGIATTWMAIAAVKIAREAPTRLNPFGRAAVTPLVVAAQGVAALAALVVAVGDAVIVILDGGEEVQMGAVVAYGIAVAVVSTGMAIWLGLIRSDLVHAESLEWRGGAIRAAMVAVAAVAAILIAAASWHGLLPYVDPVLVLASCALVAPMPISLVRTGVRELLEGAPPPEVSARVTAAVESAAAEFGLHDEHLIRSSKLGNRLNLEVLFRVEPGCTIERQDLVRRHILRELEPLEMEIWSTVELTTEQTLD, from the coding sequence ATGGCGATCTCGGCCGCCCGCGAGGTGCGCATCCTGACGATCTCCCTCGCCGTCAGTGTGGGGCTCGCGCTCGTCGCGCTCGGGCTGGGTCTCGCCCTCGGCATCCGCGTGCTCGTCTTCGACGGCGCGTTCGGCGTGATCGGCATCGCGACCACCTGGATGGCGATCGCCGCCGTGAAGATCGCGCGCGAGGCGCCCACCCGCCTCAACCCCTTCGGACGGGCGGCGGTGACCCCGCTCGTGGTCGCGGCGCAGGGCGTCGCGGCCCTCGCGGCGCTCGTCGTGGCGGTCGGGGATGCCGTGATCGTGATCCTCGACGGCGGCGAGGAGGTGCAGATGGGCGCGGTCGTCGCCTACGGCATCGCGGTCGCCGTCGTGTCGACGGGGATGGCGATCTGGCTCGGCCTCATCCGCAGCGACCTCGTGCACGCCGAGTCGCTCGAGTGGCGCGGGGGCGCGATCCGCGCGGCCATGGTGGCGGTCGCCGCGGTGGCCGCGATCCTCATCGCGGCGGCGAGCTGGCACGGGCTGCTGCCCTACGTCGACCCGGTGCTCGTGCTGGCCTCCTGCGCGCTCGTCGCGCCCATGCCGATCTCGCTCGTGCGCACCGGCGTGCGCGAGCTGCTCGAGGGCGCACCGCCGCCCGAGGTGTCCGCGCGCGTGACCGCGGCGGTCGAGAGCGCGGCGGCCGAGTTCGGCCTCCACGACGAGCACCTCATCCGCTCGTCGAAGCTCGGCAACCGCCTCAACCTCGAGGTGCTGTTCCGCGTGGAGCCGGGCTGCACGATCGAGCGGCAGGACCTGGTGCGGCGACACATCCTGCGCGAACTCGAACCGCTCGAGATGGAGATCTGGTCGACGGTCGAGCTCACCACCGAGCAGACGCTCGACTGA
- a CDS encoding alpha/beta fold hydrolase, producing MPYAEADGIRLFYDVAGPEDGIPLVLLAGTGAQLIAWHEELVAAFVAAGFRVLRVDNRDTGLSTMTGGPRSVDGGYGLEDMGDDVVRVLDAAGIPAAFLLGQSMGGMIAQLAALRHPARVLGLGLVSTIPGRSPRWVLHGEHPELRRPQPRLPRRLVVWGARFQRPPGSSFPWDAAWHRWAAGAAYDRSYRPDGLARQWSALLRAPERLEALRGLRMPVVVMHGTADRVLSADAARDMAAAIPGAELLLVEGMGHELPREVWPDAVAAMERIAGRTAGS from the coding sequence ATGCCCTACGCGGAGGCGGACGGCATCCGGCTGTTCTACGACGTCGCCGGGCCGGAGGACGGCATCCCCCTCGTACTGCTCGCGGGCACCGGCGCGCAGCTCATCGCCTGGCACGAGGAGCTCGTGGCCGCCTTCGTCGCCGCGGGGTTCCGGGTGCTGCGCGTCGACAACCGCGACACGGGCCTGTCGACCATGACGGGCGGACCGCGCAGCGTCGACGGCGGCTACGGGCTCGAGGACATGGGCGACGACGTCGTGCGGGTGCTCGACGCCGCCGGAATCCCCGCCGCGTTCCTGCTCGGCCAGTCGATGGGCGGGATGATCGCGCAGCTGGCGGCGCTGCGACACCCCGCGCGGGTGCTCGGGCTGGGCCTGGTGTCGACCATCCCGGGCCGCTCGCCCCGCTGGGTGCTGCACGGCGAGCATCCGGAGCTGCGTCGACCGCAACCGCGGCTGCCGCGCCGGCTCGTGGTGTGGGGCGCGCGGTTCCAGCGCCCGCCCGGCTCGAGCTTCCCGTGGGACGCCGCCTGGCATCGCTGGGCGGCGGGTGCCGCCTACGACCGTTCGTACCGGCCCGACGGGCTCGCGCGGCAGTGGTCGGCGCTGCTGCGGGCGCCCGAGCGGCTCGAGGCGTTGCGCGGGCTGCGCATGCCGGTGGTGGTGATGCACGGCACCGCCGACCGCGTGCTCTCGGCGGATGCCGCGCGCGACATGGCTGCCGCGATCCCCGGTGCCGAACTGCTGCTCGTCGAGGGCATGGGCCACGAGCTGCCGCGCGAGGTGTGGCCGGATGCCGTGGCCGCGATGGAACGCATCGCCGGGAGGACGGCGGGGTCGTAG
- a CDS encoding MFS transporter, with the protein MTLPAPEPLTPELATPPAPELPSRTWRFTVIGVLYLVTDIGFAFFLGALTTILLNGGMPPATVGAISLVGLVYVLRFAIGPIVDRYGSVRFGHYRSWIVVTQLLVIGALLWLATIDPLASPGLLVLALAAVLVPSAFHDAAVNGLAVRLLAPRERGIGNGIQVGAATISAVIGTGLALIVYDAIGWTPTVLLLAALFVLPLVVMAFFHEAGGFTVPRRVPWEALPGFFRSRRRAVFVVLIVPALCLGPYLVTAIQSAMLLDAGWSLSRIGVVLGTVSPIAGLLGGLVVGWLISRFGRLVPLLAVGALYAVGIFGLLPLAMGVAWDTPATVALVVLYLSYASAGVWVYTIAMDNTRPELAATDFSLQIGVIGLLRLGLNSGGLALIAVAGFPLLVTLAGLLTVAGVTVAAFWARGDRGGTGS; encoded by the coding sequence ATGACCCTCCCGGCCCCCGAACCGCTCACGCCCGAGCTCGCGACCCCTCCGGCGCCCGAGCTGCCGTCGCGTACCTGGCGCTTCACCGTCATCGGCGTGCTCTACCTGGTGACCGACATCGGGTTCGCGTTCTTCCTCGGGGCGCTCACCACGATCCTGCTGAACGGCGGGATGCCGCCCGCGACGGTGGGCGCGATCTCGCTCGTGGGCCTCGTCTACGTGCTGCGCTTCGCGATCGGCCCGATCGTCGACCGCTACGGCTCGGTCCGCTTCGGGCACTACCGCAGCTGGATCGTGGTGACGCAGCTGCTCGTGATCGGCGCGCTGCTGTGGCTCGCGACGATCGACCCGCTCGCCTCCCCGGGGCTGCTCGTGCTCGCGCTCGCCGCCGTGCTCGTGCCGAGCGCCTTCCACGACGCGGCCGTCAACGGTCTCGCCGTGCGCCTGCTCGCCCCGCGCGAGCGCGGCATCGGCAACGGCATCCAGGTGGGGGCGGCGACCATCTCGGCGGTCATCGGCACGGGCCTCGCGCTCATCGTCTACGACGCGATCGGGTGGACGCCGACCGTGCTGCTGCTCGCGGCGCTGTTCGTGCTGCCGCTCGTCGTGATGGCCTTCTTCCACGAGGCGGGCGGGTTCACCGTGCCCCGACGCGTGCCGTGGGAGGCGCTGCCCGGGTTCTTCCGCTCGCGCCGACGCGCCGTCTTCGTGGTGCTCATCGTGCCGGCGCTCTGCCTCGGACCGTACCTCGTCACGGCGATCCAGTCGGCGATGCTGCTCGACGCCGGATGGTCGCTGTCGCGGATCGGGGTCGTGCTCGGCACCGTCTCGCCGATCGCCGGCCTGCTCGGCGGGCTCGTCGTGGGCTGGCTCATCAGCCGCTTCGGGCGCCTCGTGCCGCTGCTCGCCGTCGGGGCGCTGTACGCCGTCGGCATCTTCGGGCTGCTGCCGCTCGCCATGGGCGTCGCGTGGGACACGCCCGCGACCGTCGCCCTCGTGGTGCTCTACCTCAGCTACGCCTCGGCGGGCGTCTGGGTCTACACGATCGCCATGGACAACACCCGCCCCGAGCTCGCGGCCACCGACTTCTCGCTGCAGATCGGGGTGATCGGGCTGCTGCGCCTCGGGCTCAACTCGGGCGGCCTCGCGCTCATCGCGGTCGCGGGGTTCCCGCTGCTCGTGACGCTCGCGGGCCTGCTGACGGTGGCCGGCGTGACGGTCGCGGCGTTCTGGGCGCGCGGCGACCGCGGCGGCACGGGGTCCTGA
- a CDS encoding MFS transporter: MTEREVPPRTQALAVVTAGFGQNLVLTTVTTFILVYLVQYAGISTAGLAVVTAIITVAKVVDAVTDPVMGVVIDLTRTRWGKLRPYLLFSAVPVALLTTLMFSVPDADEPLQLVWFGVVYALWGFAYTVCDVPFWGLIGSAFPDPARRTRVIGDVRAFGAISLGLATLGMPWLARALSGGETTGSGWSLAVLVISVLGMGLFLLAFFFTRERASSLAGGRLTLRQLAGTLARNTPLLLVLLGSVLGFGRYIVQAGGAVFVVVAYGDEGLFTLIGAAIIAGMVISSFTTPLLLRAISGRALVIASSLLGAALYVAMYLVGFASILWIVVFIFLTGLTLGVFLVVQATMIADAVDDAERRTGVRNDGISFATLTFVSKIMSALAVLVFGVFVVLAGYEAGATVTPAMQHTVFLSITLVPAASCLLSAVPFAFVRLPSHPAPERS; encoded by the coding sequence GTGACCGAGCGCGAGGTGCCGCCGCGCACCCAGGCGCTCGCGGTCGTGACGGCCGGGTTCGGGCAGAACCTCGTGCTCACCACGGTGACGACGTTCATCCTCGTCTACCTCGTGCAGTACGCGGGCATCTCGACCGCGGGCCTCGCGGTCGTCACCGCGATCATCACGGTCGCCAAGGTGGTCGACGCCGTCACCGACCCGGTCATGGGCGTCGTCATCGACCTCACCCGCACCCGCTGGGGCAAGCTCCGGCCGTACCTCCTGTTCTCGGCGGTGCCGGTGGCGCTGCTGACGACCCTCATGTTCTCGGTGCCGGATGCCGACGAGCCGCTGCAGCTCGTCTGGTTCGGCGTGGTCTACGCGCTGTGGGGCTTCGCCTACACGGTGTGCGACGTGCCGTTCTGGGGGCTCATCGGCTCGGCGTTCCCCGACCCCGCCCGGCGCACCCGGGTGATCGGCGACGTGCGGGCGTTCGGCGCGATCTCGCTCGGGCTCGCGACGCTCGGGATGCCGTGGCTCGCCCGCGCCCTCTCGGGCGGCGAGACGACGGGGTCGGGCTGGTCGCTCGCCGTGCTCGTCATCTCGGTGCTCGGCATGGGGCTGTTCCTGCTCGCCTTCTTCTTCACCCGCGAGCGTGCCTCGTCGCTCGCGGGCGGCCGCCTCACCCTGCGCCAGCTCGCGGGCACCCTCGCCCGCAACACGCCCCTGCTGCTCGTGCTGCTGGGGTCCGTGCTCGGCTTCGGTCGCTACATCGTGCAGGCGGGCGGCGCCGTGTTCGTCGTGGTGGCGTACGGCGACGAGGGGCTGTTCACCCTCATCGGGGCGGCGATCATCGCCGGCATGGTGATCTCGAGCTTCACGACGCCGCTGCTGCTGCGCGCGATCTCCGGCCGCGCGCTCGTGATCGCGAGCTCGCTGCTCGGCGCGGCCCTCTATGTGGCGATGTACCTCGTGGGCTTCGCGAGCATCCTCTGGATCGTCGTGTTCATCTTCCTCACCGGGCTCACCCTCGGCGTCTTCCTCGTCGTCCAGGCCACGATGATCGCGGATGCCGTCGACGACGCCGAGCGCCGCACCGGGGTGCGCAACGACGGCATCTCCTTCGCGACGCTCACCTTCGTCTCGAAGATCATGAGCGCCCTCGCGGTGCTCGTCTTCGGCGTCTTCGTGGTCCTCGCCGGCTACGAGGCCGGCGCCACGGTCACCCCCGCGATGCAGCACACCGTGTTCCTGTCGATCACGCTCGTGCCCGCGGCGAGCTGCCTGCTCTCGGCGGTGCCGTTCGCGTTCGTGCGACTGCCGTCGCATCCAGCGCCCGAGCGGTCATAA